From a single Nothobranchius furzeri strain GRZ-AD chromosome 7, NfurGRZ-RIMD1, whole genome shotgun sequence genomic region:
- the trappc5 gene encoding trafficking protein particle complex subunit 5 — MDVRFTKGKSAILERPLSRPKTEVSVSAFALLFSEMVQYCQSRVYSVSELQSRLAELGRRVGGSLLDVLVLREKNGKRETKVLNILLFIKVNVWRALFGKEADKLEQANDDDKTYYIIEKEPLVNTYISVPKENSSLNCAAFIGGIVEAILTHSGFPAKVTVHWHKGTTLMIKFDDAVIARDKGLEGR, encoded by the exons ATGGACGTGCGCTTCACCAAAGGCAAGTCTGCGATCTTGGAGCGGCCTCTGAGTCGACCGAAGACCGAGGTGAGTGTGAGCGCCTTCGCCCTGCTCTTCTCGGAGATGGTGCAGTACTGCCAGAGCCGGGTGTACTCGGTGTCCGAGCTGCAGTCGCGCCTGGCGGAGCTGGGGAGGCGAGTGGGAGGCAGCCTTCTGGATGTGCTGGTTCTGAGGGAGAAAAACGGCAAGAGGGAGACCAAAGTGCTGAATATACTGCTGTTCATCAAG GTAAACGTGTGGAGAGCGCTGTTTGGCAAAGAAGCAGACAAACTGGAGCAGGccaatgatgatgataaaacatACTACATTATTGAGAAAGAACCCCTCGTCAACACCTACATCTCCGTTCCcaaagaaaacagcagcttgaACTGTGCGGCCTTCATCGGAGGCATCGTGGAGGCCATCCTCACCCACAGCGGCTTCCCCGCCAAAGTCACAGTCCACTGGCACAAAGGTACCACGCTCATGATCAAGTTTGACGATGCTGTGATTGCcagagacaaaggactggagggcAGATAG
- the mcoln1a gene encoding mucolipin-1a, translated as MAATGRQESCGGQAVLHSSVTRYGSTDSSGEHDHHVNCSNHNSPSSPTATATGHWVRTDQEEEAIRRKLKYFFMSPCDKYHAKGRIPYKLVLQLLKIILVTAQLVLFGLSNQVVVTFKEENTMTFKRLFLKDYDEPSGASFAVYTQQDVYDHIYYAVEKYLILPETTVGRYAYVYGVGVNGSALSLCQQYYKKGRIDPANDTFTIDPYIVTDCVGVNPLIVPELTNSYKNFTLKFHKLINVTIQFQLKAINIQTIINNEIPDCYTFHITIVLDNKAHSGKVKIWLENEATIKECRDPSVSGHAESYTRVAFDVTVALLCFLSLLLCGRSILRGILLQQEFVQYFRETLDRKVCWEDRFEFINGWFILLIISDIFTITGSIIKIGIESKTMSSYDVCGILLGTSTLLVWVGVIRYLTFFQKYNILIITLRAAFPNVIRFSCCVAVIYLGYCFCGWIVLGPYHVKFRSLSSVSECLFSLINGDDMYVTFSEMQESSPVVWLFSQLYLYTFISLFIYMVLSLFIALITGAYESIKNQTHEPIHITDLHAFIADCTDAPNSGKFRGLETSPCTIFCCCDRTTTYEDVLLVN; from the exons ATGGCTGCGACGGGACGCCAGGAATCCTGTG GAGGACAGGCTGTCCTACACTCCTCAGTGACTCGCTACGGCTCCACGGACAGCAGCGGTGAACACGACCATCACGTCAACTGCAGCAACCACAACAGCCCCAGCTCACCCACAGCAACAGCAACAGGCCACTGGGTCAGGACGGATCAGGAGGAGGAGGCCATTCGCAGAAAACTCAAGTACTTCTTCATGAGTCCATGTGACAAATATCACGCCAAGGGCCGAATACCTTACAAGCTGGTTCTTCAGCTGCTCAAGATCATCCTTGTTACTGCTCAG TTGGTGCTGTTCGGCCTCAGTAACCAGGTGGTGGTGACATTCAAGGAAGAAAACACGATGACGTTCAAGCGCCTGTTTCTGAAAGACTATGACGAACCCTCAGGCGCCTCCTTTGCTGTCTACACTCAGCAGGACGTTTACGACCACATCTACTACGCTGTGGAGAAG TATTTAATCTTGCCAGAGACCACGGTGGGGCGTTACGCGTACGTCTATGGTGTTGGTGTGAACGGCAGCGCGCTCTCCCTCTGCCAGCAGTACTACAAGAAGGGCCGGATCGACCCGGCAAACGACACGTTCACCATAGACCCGTACATCGTCACAG ACTGCGTCGGCGTGAACCCTCTGATTGTCCCCGAGCTCACCAACAGCTATAAGAACTTCACACTCAAGTTCCACAA GTTGATTAATGTGACCATACAGTTCCAGCTGAAAGCGATCAACATTCAGACGATCATAAACAATGAGATCCCTGACTGCTACACTTTCCACATAACA ATTGTTCTGGACAACAAGGCTCACAGTGGCAAGGTGAAGATCTGGTTAGAGAACGAGGCAACGATAAAGGAGTGTAGAGACCCGAGTGTCTCTGGACATG CTGAGAGCTACACACGTGTAGCGTTCGACGTGACTGTGGCTCTGCTGTGCTTCCTGTCTCTGCTGCTGTGTGGACGCTCCATTCTGAGAGGCATCCTGCTGCAACAG GAGTTTGTGCAGTACTTCAGGGAAACTCTGGATCGTAAAGTGTGCTGGGAAGACCGGTTTGAGTTTATTAACGGCTGGTTCATTCTCCTCATCATCAGTGACATCTTTACCATCACAGGCAGCATCATCAAGATCGGCATCGAGTCAAAG ACGATGTCGTCCTATGACGTCTGTGGTATCCTTTTAGGGACCTCCACTCTCCTGGTGTGGGTGGGAGTCATCCGCTACCTCACCTTCTTCCAGAAGTACAAT ATTCTCATCATCACACTTCGGGCAGCGTTCCCCAACGTGATTCGCTTCTCCTGCTGCGTGGCCGTCATCTATCTGGGCTACTGCTTCTGCGGCTGGATCGTCCTTGGACCGTACCACGTGAAG TTCCGCTCTCTGTCCTCGGTTTCGGAGTGCCTGTTCTCGCTCATCAACGGGGACGACATGTACGTGACGTTCTCCGAGATGCAGGAGAGTAGTCCTGTGGTGTGGCTCTTCAGCCAGCTCTATCTCTACACCTTCATCTCCCTCTTCATCTACATGGTGCTGTCTCTATTCATCGCTCTCATCACAGGAGCTTATGAGAGCATCAAG AATCAAACCCACGAACCCATCCACATCACAGATCTACACGCCTTCATAGCAGATTGTACAGATGCACCAAACTCAGGGAAGTTCAGAGGTCTGGAGACGTCTCCCTGCACCATTTTCTGCTGCTGCGACAG